The genome window TCCTCGATACCGAGGTCCTCGGCCGGCAGGTCGAGTGCTGTGAGCGCGTCGGCGAGGGCGTCCTCGACCTCCGCGCGGAGCTGCAGGAACATACGCCCGGCTTTCGCGGCGGGGAGTAAATGGGTAACGAAACCCCTCAGGTCAGCAGCCGCGGGCCGAACACCATCAGCAGGAGGCCGCTTATCATCGACACCGTAATCGCGACCGAGACGGCCGTCGTCACCCGTCGCCCGTCGGAGACCGGCAGCCGCGAGACGAACGACTCGGTCGCCGCCCGGAGGATGTGGCCGCCGTCGAGCGGGAACGTCGGGATGAGGTTGAACTGCCCGATGACGAGGTTGATCCAGCCGGTCCAGAACAGGACGTTCGCCAGCAGGAACACCGGCGTCGTTCCCAGCGCCCCGAGCGGGCCCTGGACGGTGTAGAAGTTCGTCGCGATACCGGTGAAACCGGCGAAGTTGTAGCCGAAGCCGCCAGCGACCCCGATGAACGGGAGCAAGAGCGTGCTGAAAATCCGCTGGGCGAACGAGAACTCGGAGACGGACGTGGGGGTGTCGGGCGACCCGCCGAGGAACTCGAGGAACGCGGCCGCGGGGTAGGCGTCGATGCCGAAGTCGCTGACCTGGATGCCGCTGATGCCCTGCTGGATGCTGACGCCGACGATGCCGTTGTCGACCTGCTCGCTCTCGGCCATCGTCACCTGGTAGGTCTCGCGCGAGCCGTCGACGTAGCCGGTGATAGTCACCCGGTCGCCGGGCTGACCGCCGTCGAGCGCCTCAATCAGCGCCGTTCCGCTGTGCGTTCGCTCCCCGTCGACCGCGGTGATTATCATGCCCTCGCCGCTCGGCGCGCCTTCCCCGGCGAGCGGCCCGTCATCGGCGACCAGCACGTACGCCCCGAGTGGAGTCGTGACGGTCTCCCCGGACTCGGTCTCCAGCGTCGCGACGGGGTGGTCTCGGGCCGCCCGCTCGAACTCGCTACCGGTCGCTACGGCGGTCCCGTTGACGGCGACAATCGTCTCGCCCGTTCCCAGCGGCGCGCTTTGGAGGGCGGCCGAGACGACCACGGACCGCTCGACGGTGACGGGGTCGCTGTCCTTCCGGGCTATCTCGACGGTCCGCGCGTCGCTTTCGGCCAGTACGGTCTCCAGTTCCTGCTGGTTCGCGACGGGCTGGCCGTCGACCGCCGTGATGACGTCGCCCGACTCGATGCCCGCGGCGGCTGCGGGGGTCCCGCTGACCGGGCTCCCGACCGGGACGCCGTCGACGACGGCGACAGCGCCGGCGACCGGGCCAAACAGCAACAGGAGCGTGACGATGGCGAGCGCGAAGTTGTTGGTCACGCCGGCCGTGTACATCCTGGCCTGTGCGCCGCGGTCCGACCGCAGGAGCTCGTCCTCGTCGGGTTCGACGAACGCGCCGACCGGGACAATCGCGAGCAGGGCAAGCCCCATCGACTCGATGCCGATGTCCTCGACGCGACAGAAGAGCCCGTGCCCGCCCTCGTGGACGACGAGCCCGAGCAACAGTCCGAGCACGATTTCGGGCGCGACCGACAGCGGGAGGAAGTCGTTGACGCCGGGAATCGCCAGCGCGTTCCGGGGTTCGTTCAGGGCGGAGGGCTGTGGGTTGACCAGCGCCTGGTACGCGCCGAGCGCCACGAGGAGGAAGGAGCCGACCATCACCACCAGCCCGAACCCGACGCCGAGGTTCCCCCAGGCCCGCCAGAACCGCTTTGGCCGCGCGAGCCAGTCGAGCACGGCCTTGCCTTTCTGCGTGTGAATCGTCGTAATCGGGCCGCTGAAACGGATGTACTCGGGGACGACGCCGCGGGTCCGGAGCGCCATCGCGAGGAGGGTGTAGGCGACAAGGCCCGCGAGGACCCACGTCAGCGTACTCACCATTTACCCGAAACTAGGCGTAGCCAAGCAAGAGGGTTTGGTTTGGGATAGGCCGCCGCCCCCCGGCGGCCAACGGTGAAGTGACCGCGCCGCGAACGGCTACACAATGTACGACCACGTTCTCATCCCGGTCGACGGGAGCGACGAGGCGACGGCCGCCGCGCGGCGCGGCCTCGCACTGGCGAAAGCCTTCGACGCGACCGCCGAGGCGGTCTACGTCGTCGAGGGGCGAGCGCGCAGACTCGCACGGACAGACCGCGAGCGCGACCAACTCCGGGACCACGGCGAGGCGGTCCTCGCTGACGTCGAAGCCCTCGCCGCCGATGTCGGCCAGCCCGTCACGACGGCACTGCTGGAGGGCAAGCCGAGCGTGCGGATAGACGAGCACGCCCGCGAAACCGACGCGGGGCTCGTCGTCCTCGGCCGACAGGGGATGACCGGGCTCGGGAAGCGTCTCCTCGGCGGCGTCACCGAGCAGCTCCTGCACCGGGCCACGGTCCCCGTCCTCGTCGTATCGGGCGCGGAACCGACGGAAGGGTTTGACTACTCGCAGATACTCCTCCCGACCGACGGCAGCGAGAACGCCGAAACGGCGACGCGTCACGGCGCGGCGCTCGCGGCCCGGTACGGCGCGACGGTCCACGTCCTCAACGTCGTCGACATCCAGGCCGCCGGCGGGACCTTCAACGCCGGCGGGCTGAACGAGGCGTTCGTCGAGCGGCTCGAAGCGAACGGCCGCGACGCCGTCGCGTCGGTCGCCGACGCGCTCGACACGGCGACTCCCGACGTGGCCGTCGAAACCGCGGTAGCGCGGACGGACTCGTTCGACGGTGTCGCCCCCGGAATCCGCGAGTACGTCGCCGACAACGACATCGACCTCGTCGTGATGGGGTCACACGGCCGCTCGAACCTGCAGCGCCGACTGCTCGGCAGCGTCACGTCCCAGCTCCTCCGCACCGTCTCGGTTCCCGTGCTGGTGACGCCCCGGCGGTAGGTGGACGAACCACCCGTTCTATGTACTGTGAGAACGTACCGCAAGCAGGTGTCCGGCAATGCCAGAAACCTGTGGTATCTGTGGCGAGACGGTTCCGTTCGACGCCACGGTCCACGCGATGATTCACACTCACGACGAGGCGGGCGTCATCGACGCGTACGTCTGTCGGGACTGCTACGACGAGCGCCTCGGACCGATGTTCGAGCGGGCTGCGGAGCAGCCGCTCTGAAACCACTGGTCCGTGGCCGTTCGGGCGAGTAGGGGTCGCCTACCCTACCCGTTCCGACGGAACCGTTCGACGACGAACTCGCGGTCCAGTTTCGCGATGAAGGTTCCGAGCTGTGGGCCCTCGGTGTCGTCGAACAGAAGCCGGTAGCCGGCCGAGAAGAACTCGCCGATGTCGATGTCGTTTCGCTTCGCCGTCTCGTAGATTTCGGCCTGAATCGCCTCGCCGTCGTGGCCCTCGGCGATGAAATCGGCCAGTTCGTCCAGCGCGGCCGCCGTCTCCGCGTCGAAGGACGCGTCGGGCATCTCGGCGCGCTTGAGTTCGTAGTTGAACTCGTTGTCCGTGCGGCTGGCCCACTCTTGGGCGCGCTCGACGCGGGCGAGTGCCCCTTCGACGGCCCACTCCGGGGCGTCGTCCGGGATGTGGCCCTCCTTCCGGGCGATTTGCTCGCGGAGTTCGGGGTCGTCGGTCATCCCGAGTACGGCCGCGAACGTGTATGGGATGCGCACCCGCTCCTCGCGCGGTTCGTCCACGACCATCGGATAGGCTCGCTCTGCGAGTTCAGCCTCGTCATCGCTCGCGTCCGCCTCACCGAAGTAGCGCCGCTCGAACCGGTCGAACTCGTCGACGAGCCGGTCGACGCTCTCGACGGAGAAGTCCCGCTGTTTCCGCGGGTCCTTCACGAAGAAGTACTTGAACACCTCGGGTTCGAGGATATCGAGCACTTCGTCGACGGTGATGACGTTGCCCGACGACGAGGAGAGCGGCTCGCCGTCGAGCGTGAACCACTCGTACACCATCGGGACCGGTGGCTGGATGTCGAGCACGTTCTCGGCGATGTCCTCGCCGGAGGGCCAGGAGCCCTCGGCGTGGTCCTTGCCGAAGGGTTCGAAGTCGACGCCCAGAATCTCCCACTGCGCGGGCCACTCGAACCGCCACGGGAGCTTCCCGTCCCGGAGCGAGGCCGTCCCCTCGTGGCCACAGCCCTCGATGGTCTGGTCGCCGGCCTCGACGTCTTCACAGACGTACTCGACTTCGCCGGCGTCGAGGTCGACCGCAGTGACGCCCTCGGTGAGCTTCCCGCATTCGGCACATTGGGGCAGGAACGGGACGTAGTCGTCGTCGACCTTGTTCTGGTACTCGGCGAGCACGTCACGGGCGCGGTCCGCGCGTTCGAGCACGCGGCGCGTGACCGCCTCGAACTCCCCGTCGGCGTACAGTTCGGTGTTGGAGACGAACTCGACGTCGACGCCGACGAGATCGGCGCTCTGTTTCAGGAGGGTCGTGAAGTGCGCGCCGTAGGAGTCACAGCAGCCGAACGGGTCCGGGATGTCGGTGTACGGTTTCCCGAGATTGCGCCCGAGCGCGCCGGCGTCGACCTCCCCGAGGCCGACGACGTTCCAGTCGAGGTCGGCCAGCTGGCGGGGAACCGCACGCAGGCGGTCCTTGTCGTCGGCGGTGAACACCTGCCGGACCTCGTGGCCGCGGTCCCGCAGGGCCTCGGCGACGTAGTAGCCCCGCATTATCTCGTTGAAGTGGCCGATGTGGGGGACCCCGGAGGGCGAGACGCCGCCCTTGACGACGATGGGCTCCTCGGGGTCGCGCGCCTCGATGGCGTCCGCGACGGAGTCGGCCCAGAACGCCCGGTCGCTGCCGCGGCCGACCTCGTAGGGGTCTTCCGCCATCTATGCCTCCGGGAGGATTTCGGACCCGTCGAACTCGCCGTCTTCCACCGCGCGCACGACGCGCTCGGGGTCCGTGCCGTCGAGCACCACCGTTCGGATGCCGGACCGCTGGATGATTTTCGCGGCCAGCAGGTCGACGGGGGCGCTGCTGCCGGCGTCCATCTCGATGTCGGCGATGACGTCGACGAGTTCGCTCGCGCCGAGTTCGTCGAACCGCGTCGCGTCCTCGTCCTCGTTCGGGTCGGCGTCGTAGACGCCCGGGACCGACGTGGCGTACACGAGCAGGTCCGCGCCGACGTACTCCGCGAACGCGGCCGCGACGGCGTCGGTGGTCTGTGCGGCGACGATGCCGCCGAGAACGGGAATGTCCCCCCGGCGGATGGCTTCCCGGCCCTCGTCGTAGCTCTCGGCGGGCGTCGGTGCCGCGCGGTCGTCCAGGGCGGCGATGAGCAGGCGGCCGTTCAGCCGCGTGACGGAGATGCCCAGCTGGTCGAGTTCGATTTCGTTCGCACCGAGGTCGCGGGCGCTGCCGATGTAGTCGCGTGCGGTCGGCCCGCCGCCGACGACGGTCCCGAGCGTGTGCCCCTGTGCATCGAGCGACTGGATGGCTTCGGCGTAGTCGGCAACCCGGCCTGCGTCCAGGTCCGGGGCCAGTACGCTTCCACCGATGGAGACGACGACTTTCATTAGCCCGCCGTAACCGCGATGCACTCTTAAGGGTTGTCAAGGCCGCTGGGCGCGCTCTTCGTAGTCAGTGCTTTCCGCGTTGGTCGGCGGTGGAACCGCCCGTCTGACGGGTGGCCGACGCGCTGACGCGCGTCTGACGGACCCGGCGAACTACCAGCGAGATATGCCGCTTATTGGCCCCGTGGAAGGTGATATCCCTCTTTCACAGACTGTTCAAACCACGCCAGACGAACTGGCTATCTGCGGGATGAGAAAGCTTCGTAAAACGTCTAAAAGAATCTCAAACGGTCGTAAAGAATCCGTTTTATCCCGATTTGTCCTGAAAGTGACCGAAGCGACCTGAAGGTTCCCTCCTTTATATACTCCCGGCGGGGTTACGGAGGAGTGAGGTGACAAAGATGAGCGCTACCGCAACGCCCTCCGGCGAGGAAGAGCCCTCCAAAGAAGAGCGACTGAAGTCGTTCCTCGCAGAGAAGGCCAGTGACGGCGAGATGTATTTCAAGAGCAAGTTCATCGCTGACGAAGTCGGTCTCTCCCCGAAGGAGATCGGTGCCCTGATGGTCAAGCTCAAGGACAGCGCGTCCGAGATAAACGTCGAGAAGTGGTCGTACACGAGCGCGACCACCTGGCGCGTCGAACCGGCGTAGGCGACTGGTCCCCGCGTACAGTTCTGTGAGCACCTGCCATCCGCGTGACCGGTCGCGGAGTATTTGTGCGCCCATCGTTTACGAGTAGCCGATGAGTGGTCCCGCCGCCGACCCGCCGTCGCCCGACCGACTGGCCGGCGTGTTCTCCGTCTCGTCAGTGCAACGGACCGGCGAGACCGTCGAGTACATCGGCGACCCGCTGGTGCCGCCTGACGCCGTGGCCGAGCAGGTCCGGCCGGTGTTCCGACAGCAGGGCTACGACGTTCGGCTCGAACCGCTTGGCTCCGCGAGCAACGGCGGGACGACCGTCGTCGTTGACCCGGGCGACAGCGGTCTCGGGGTTCCGCGCACGCGTTCGGACGGATACGCGCTGGTAGCGGAGCCGGTCGACACGGACGCCGGCGTCCCGTGGCTCAACATCGGGCTGCTGCTGGCGACTATCGCCTCGACGCTGTACGTCGGGGCGAGCGCCTGGTACTACATCCCGGTCGCCGAGGCCCCGCTTCGCATCTTCGAGGCCTGGCCGTTCGTCGTGGCGATGCTGGGCGTGCTCGGCATCCACGAACTGGGCCATTACGCCGCGGCCCGCTACCACGGCGTCGACGTGACGCTCCCGTATTTCATCCCGTTCCCCTCGTACCTGGGGACGATGGGGGCGGTCATCAACATCCGCGGGCGTATCCCCGACCGGACCGCGCTGTTCGACATCGGCGTCGCCGGCCCGCTGGCCGGCCTCGTCGCGACGACGGTCGTCACGGTCGTCGGCCTCTCGATAGACCCGATTACCGTCCCGGAACGCGTGGCAAACAGCGACACCGGCGTCCTCATCACGTTCAACTATCCGCTGCTGTTCCAGGCGCTCGAGGCGCTCGTGAACGCGCTGGGACTCGGGAGCGAGATCGGCCCCGGCGAATCGGTCCACCCAATCGTGTTCGCCGGCTGGGCCGGGATGTTCTTCACGTTCCTGAACCTCCTCCCCGTGGGGCAACTCGACGGC of Haloarcula sp. DT43 contains these proteins:
- a CDS encoding site-2 protease family protein; its protein translation is MVSTLTWVLAGLVAYTLLAMALRTRGVVPEYIRFSGPITTIHTQKGKAVLDWLARPKRFWRAWGNLGVGFGLVVMVGSFLLVALGAYQALVNPQPSALNEPRNALAIPGVNDFLPLSVAPEIVLGLLLGLVVHEGGHGLFCRVEDIGIESMGLALLAIVPVGAFVEPDEDELLRSDRGAQARMYTAGVTNNFALAIVTLLLLFGPVAGAVAVVDGVPVGSPVSGTPAAAAGIESGDVITAVDGQPVANQQELETVLAESDARTVEIARKDSDPVTVERSVVVSAALQSAPLGTGETIVAVNGTAVATGSEFERAARDHPVATLETESGETVTTPLGAYVLVADDGPLAGEGAPSGEGMIITAVDGERTHSGTALIEALDGGQPGDRVTITGYVDGSRETYQVTMAESEQVDNGIVGVSIQQGISGIQVSDFGIDAYPAAAFLEFLGGSPDTPTSVSEFSFAQRIFSTLLLPFIGVAGGFGYNFAGFTGIATNFYTVQGPLGALGTTPVFLLANVLFWTGWINLVIGQFNLIPTFPLDGGHILRAATESFVSRLPVSDGRRVTTAVSVAITVSMISGLLLMVFGPRLLT
- a CDS encoding universal stress protein, which gives rise to MYDHVLIPVDGSDEATAAARRGLALAKAFDATAEAVYVVEGRARRLARTDRERDQLRDHGEAVLADVEALAADVGQPVTTALLEGKPSVRIDEHARETDAGLVVLGRQGMTGLGKRLLGGVTEQLLHRATVPVLVVSGAEPTEGFDYSQILLPTDGSENAETATRHGAALAARYGATVHVLNVVDIQAAGGTFNAGGLNEAFVERLEANGRDAVASVADALDTATPDVAVETAVARTDSFDGVAPGIREYVADNDIDLVVMGSHGRSNLQRRLLGSVTSQLLRTVSVPVLVTPRR
- the lysS gene encoding lysine--tRNA ligase is translated as MAEDPYEVGRGSDRAFWADSVADAIEARDPEEPIVVKGGVSPSGVPHIGHFNEIMRGYYVAEALRDRGHEVRQVFTADDKDRLRAVPRQLADLDWNVVGLGEVDAGALGRNLGKPYTDIPDPFGCCDSYGAHFTTLLKQSADLVGVDVEFVSNTELYADGEFEAVTRRVLERADRARDVLAEYQNKVDDDYVPFLPQCAECGKLTEGVTAVDLDAGEVEYVCEDVEAGDQTIEGCGHEGTASLRDGKLPWRFEWPAQWEILGVDFEPFGKDHAEGSWPSGEDIAENVLDIQPPVPMVYEWFTLDGEPLSSSSGNVITVDEVLDILEPEVFKYFFVKDPRKQRDFSVESVDRLVDEFDRFERRYFGEADASDDEAELAERAYPMVVDEPREERVRIPYTFAAVLGMTDDPELREQIARKEGHIPDDAPEWAVEGALARVERAQEWASRTDNEFNYELKRAEMPDASFDAETAAALDELADFIAEGHDGEAIQAEIYETAKRNDIDIGEFFSAGYRLLFDDTEGPQLGTFIAKLDREFVVERFRRNG
- the pyrH gene encoding UMP kinase; translated protein: MKVVVSIGGSVLAPDLDAGRVADYAEAIQSLDAQGHTLGTVVGGGPTARDYIGSARDLGANEIELDQLGISVTRLNGRLLIAALDDRAAPTPAESYDEGREAIRRGDIPVLGGIVAAQTTDAVAAAFAEYVGADLLVYATSVPGVYDADPNEDEDATRFDELGASELVDVIADIEMDAGSSAPVDLLAAKIIQRSGIRTVVLDGTDPERVVRAVEDGEFDGSEILPEA
- a CDS encoding DUF7123 family protein gives rise to the protein MSATATPSGEEEPSKEERLKSFLAEKASDGEMYFKSKFIADEVGLSPKEIGALMVKLKDSASEINVEKWSYTSATTWRVEPA
- a CDS encoding site-2 protease family protein — its product is MSGPAADPPSPDRLAGVFSVSSVQRTGETVEYIGDPLVPPDAVAEQVRPVFRQQGYDVRLEPLGSASNGGTTVVVDPGDSGLGVPRTRSDGYALVAEPVDTDAGVPWLNIGLLLATIASTLYVGASAWYYIPVAEAPLRIFEAWPFVVAMLGVLGIHELGHYAAARYHGVDVTLPYFIPFPSYLGTMGAVINIRGRIPDRTALFDIGVAGPLAGLVATTVVTVVGLSIDPITVPERVANSDTGVLITFNYPLLFQALEALVNALGLGSEIGPGESVHPIVFAGWAGMFFTFLNLLPVGQLDGGHIVRSIVGQRQETVAAAVPGALFALAGYLYFTRDPPPVGFGAWGLWVFWGLFATGLAYAGPARPTVDAALDRRRALLGLCTFLLGLACFTPVPFEISAV